Proteins encoded together in one Telopea speciosissima isolate NSW1024214 ecotype Mountain lineage chromosome 4, Tspe_v1, whole genome shotgun sequence window:
- the LOC122660513 gene encoding dnaJ protein ERDJ3B-like, whose amino-acid sequence MALQRTRLFLFVCVLSYALSVLGGKSYYDILQVQKSASDEQIKRAYRKLALKYHPDKNQGNEEANKRFAEINNAYEVLSDREKRSIYDRYGEEGLKQNAAGGGRGGGMNIQDIFSSFFGGGPAEEEEEKIVKGDDVIIELDATLEDLYMGGSLKVWREKNVLKPAPGKRRCNCRNEVYHKQIGPGMFQQMTEQVCEQCPNLKYEREGYFITVDIEKGMQDGQEVVFYEDGEPIIDGEAGDLKFRIRTAPHERFRRDGNDLHTTVTIALVQALVGFEKTIKHLDEHLVDISSKGITKPKEVRKFKGEGMPLHFSSKKGDLYVTFEVLFPTSLTEDQKTKIKAILS is encoded by the exons ATGGCGCTTCAAAGAACGAGATTGTTTCTGTTCGTTTGCGTTTTATCTTATGCGCTTTCTGTTCTTGGAGG GAAAAGCTATTATGATATTCTGCAAGTCCAAAAAAGCGCTTCGGATGAACAGATCAAACGAGCTTATAGGAAGCTAGCGTTGAAGTATCACCCTGATAAGAACCAGGGAAATGAGGAGGCTAATAAGAGATTTGCGGAGATTAATAATG CATATGAAGTGCTGTCGGATCGCGAGAAAAGGAGTATCTACGATAGGTATGGCGAAGAGGGTCTGAAGCAGAACGCAGCCGGTGGCGGCAGGGGTGGAGGGATGAACATCCAGGATATCTTCAGCTC CTTCTTTGGTGGAGGtccagcagaagaagaagaagagaaaattgtcaAAGGTGATGATGTTATTATTGAACTGGATGCAACATTGGAAGATCTGTACATGGGAGGTTCACTGAAG GTATGGAGGGAGAAAAATGTTTTAAAACCAGCCCCTGGTAAGAGGCGATGTAACTGCAGAAATGAGGTCTATCACAAGCAAATTGGCCCGGGAATGTTTCAGCAGATGACAGAGCAG GTCTGTGAGCAATGTCCAAATCTGAAATATGAAAGAGAGGGGTACTTCATCACCGTTGATATTGAAAAGGGGATGCAAGATGGGCAA GAGGTAGTGTTTTATGAGGATGGTGAGCCTATAATAGATGGAGAAGCTGGAGATCTCAAG TTCCGTATTCGTACTGCACCACATGAGCGATTCAGAAGAGACGGCAATGACCTGCATACTACTGTTACCATAGCACTG GTCCAAGCACTAGTTGGATTTGAAAAGACCATCAAACACCTGGATGAACATCTTGTAGACATCAGTTCAAAG GGAATTACGAAGCCCAAAGAAGTGAGAAAATTCAAAGGTGAAGGGATGCCATTGCATTTTAGTTCAAAAAAAGGGGATTTATATGTTACATTCGAGGTTTTGTTCCCTACTTCATTAACGGAAGACCAGAAGACGAAGATCAAGGCAATTCTGAGTTAA
- the LOC122659575 gene encoding uncharacterized protein LOC122659575: MALSDHILAFPFPKGSKMPVLEYYDGTSDPVQHLEGFNALMAYCGASNPIMCRAFPTTLCGAARTWFNRLPPKSIHVFRDLSTACATTFIGSRTHKRTSASLTSLAQRPNETLRDFFSRFNSMKLEIDDLDPAMAKVALIASIADVNLSFSLCKKEPEDLNELLARCKKFMNATEIMHARQETAHVRTNKKRLE, encoded by the coding sequence ATGGCACTCTCTGACCATATTTTGGCCTTCCCCTTCCCAAAGGGTTCCAAAATGCCCGTCCTGGAGTACTATGATGGAACCAGTGATCCCGTTCAGCATTTAGAAGGATTCAACGCCCTCATGGCATATTGTGGGGCATCAAACCCCATAATGTGCCGAGCATTCCCTACCACCCTCTGCGGAGCAGCAAGGACCTGGTTCAATAGGCTACCCCCGAAGTCCATACATGTCTTTCGGGACCTTAGCACGGCGTGCGCAACAACTTTCATCGGTAGTCGGACACACAAGCGAACTTCCGCAAGCCTCACTAGCTTGGCCCAGAGGCCTAACGAGACCTTGCGTGATTTCTTCTCTCGTTTCAATTCCATGAAGTTGGAAATTGATGACCTGGACCCCGCGATGGCTAAAGTTGCGTTAATCGCCAGTATAGCAGATGTGAATCTCAGCTTTTCTCTATGCAAGAAGGAGCCTGAAGACCTGAACGAATTGCTGGCCCGTTGCAAGAAGTTCATGAACGCTACAGAAATCATGCATGCTCGCCAAGAGACCGCTCATGTGAGAACGAACAAGAAGAGGCTTGAATAA